A region of Cumulibacter manganitolerans DNA encodes the following proteins:
- a CDS encoding HpcH/HpaI aldolase/citrate lyase family protein, translating into MRESPLAAVRSILEAPILDERKWSKVPAMPVDAVLLDLEDSVQPDRKREARERVVRQIADADELGEKLLLPRCNSLSTPYGGDDLKALGRAGATAIVYPKVETADELGEVRRILESVGATANLVPIIESARGVLELTSIAASPSVVGMLFGPFDLAVDAGITPFEGDGLFADAYHYAKSKLVFSGAAFGVPIFDFALTPQLKNLDQVSKAVDYSRRLGFTGMTTFYPPHVDIINDAFSPKPEQVAEAHRVVEAYESTLAAGGAATQLGGRAIIVQDYKSALTTLARARNFTGGVKR; encoded by the coding sequence ATGCGTGAAAGCCCGCTTGCCGCTGTCCGGAGCATCCTCGAAGCGCCGATCCTCGATGAGCGAAAGTGGTCGAAGGTCCCAGCGATGCCTGTCGATGCCGTGCTGCTCGATCTCGAGGACAGTGTTCAGCCCGATCGCAAGCGCGAGGCGCGCGAGCGCGTCGTCCGGCAGATCGCCGACGCGGATGAGCTCGGCGAGAAGCTCCTGCTGCCGAGGTGTAACAGCCTGAGCACGCCGTATGGCGGCGATGACCTCAAGGCTCTCGGTCGCGCCGGGGCCACAGCCATCGTCTATCCCAAGGTGGAGACGGCCGACGAGCTGGGCGAGGTACGTCGAATCCTGGAGTCCGTTGGTGCCACTGCGAACTTGGTTCCGATCATCGAGAGCGCGCGGGGTGTGCTCGAATTGACCTCGATCGCAGCCAGTCCGAGCGTCGTAGGCATGCTGTTCGGGCCCTTCGACCTTGCCGTCGATGCCGGTATCACCCCCTTCGAAGGGGACGGGCTGTTCGCCGACGCCTATCACTATGCGAAGTCCAAGCTGGTCTTCTCGGGTGCGGCGTTCGGTGTTCCGATATTCGACTTCGCGCTGACTCCGCAGCTGAAGAACCTCGACCAGGTGTCCAAAGCGGTCGACTATTCGAGGCGACTCGGCTTCACCGGAATGACGACCTTCTATCCGCCGCACGTCGATATCATCAACGACGCCTTCAGTCCCAAACCGGAGCAGGTTGCCGAGGCACACCGAGTGGTCGAGGCGTACGAGAGCACTCTCGCGGCAGGGGGCGCTGCCACGCAGCTCGGCGGCAGGGCCATTATCGTCCAGGACTACAAGTCCGCCCTCACCACACTCGCACGGGCACGAAACTTCACCGGCGGCGTCAAGCGGTGA
- a CDS encoding recombinase family protein, which translates to MSELIGYARISTGDQHTDLQRDALQQAGCSRTFEDVASGAKTDRPQLAAALDYLRPGDTLCVWRLDRLGRSLPHLIDTVTTLEQRGVAFRSITEAIDTTSAGGRLVFHFFGALASFERELIVERTHAGLAAARARGRVGGRKPKLTGHKRTLALQLYDAKELTVQDIAASLGVSRATIYRAVDDRNKAKDLPAA; encoded by the coding sequence ATGAGCGAGCTCATCGGCTACGCGCGAATCTCCACCGGCGATCAGCACACCGACCTGCAGCGGGATGCACTGCAGCAAGCGGGATGCTCACGCACCTTCGAAGACGTCGCCAGCGGCGCGAAGACGGACCGCCCGCAGCTCGCCGCGGCCCTGGATTACCTGCGCCCCGGTGACACGCTGTGCGTGTGGCGACTGGATCGCTTGGGCCGCTCCCTGCCGCATCTGATCGACACGGTCACCACACTCGAGCAGCGCGGCGTGGCGTTCCGCTCGATCACCGAAGCCATCGACACCACCAGCGCCGGCGGCCGGCTCGTCTTCCACTTCTTCGGCGCCCTGGCCTCCTTCGAGCGCGAACTCATCGTCGAACGCACGCACGCCGGCCTCGCTGCCGCCCGCGCGCGCGGACGAGTAGGAGGCCGCAAGCCGAAGCTCACCGGCCACAAACGCACTCTCGCGCTGCAGCTCTACGACGCCAAGGAGCTGACCGTGCAAGACATCGCTGCATCGCTCGGCGTCTCCCGAGCGACCATCTACCGCGCGGTCGATGACCGCAACAAGGCAAAGGACCTCCCGGCCGCATGA
- a CDS encoding N-6 DNA methylase, whose protein sequence is MSSVIDTPALRKARGAFFTPRPIADYIAAWALAGQPDSILEPSCGEAEFLHAAGAQAAAAGREVQLRGVELHPESARRAEASLAAEGIAARIVPGDFFDMPTEPRADAVIGNPPFVRYQDHAGSGRAKSRAAAAAAGVELSELASMWAAFTIHATGHLNDGGKLGLVLPAELLTVNYAAPVREYLLTQFATVQLVVFAERVFPDALEEVVLVLASGYRNGPSSSFELFQTCNAATLATLGEGRIWQPDANGGRWMASLLSPAAAAAYDAATTGPLFATLHDWGETSLGAVTGNNKYFAMTADEIRRRRLPATDYVPLSPPGSRHLRALDLTRYRLDALRDAGAATYLFRPAGEPSKAALRKIKEGERDGVHQAYKCTVRTPWWRTPLLAAPDIFVTYMNSDTPALATNSVGVHHLNSVHGLYLHEHAQKDVARELLPLAALNSLTALGAEIVGRAYGGGLLKLEPREADRLPVPGPDLLADAADALRAIKRSAQRHLREGHRAQAVALVDDALLIGALGISEADLATIQQARELLGHRRVTRGKKVAP, encoded by the coding sequence ATGAGCAGCGTCATCGACACCCCGGCGCTGCGCAAAGCACGAGGGGCGTTCTTCACCCCCCGCCCGATCGCCGACTACATCGCCGCGTGGGCACTGGCCGGCCAACCCGACTCCATCCTGGAGCCGTCCTGCGGCGAAGCGGAATTCCTACACGCCGCCGGCGCCCAGGCCGCCGCGGCCGGCCGCGAAGTGCAGCTGCGCGGCGTGGAGCTGCACCCCGAATCCGCCCGCCGCGCCGAAGCGTCCCTCGCCGCTGAAGGCATCGCGGCGCGGATCGTCCCCGGCGACTTCTTCGACATGCCGACCGAACCGCGCGCGGACGCGGTCATCGGTAACCCCCCGTTCGTGCGGTACCAGGACCACGCCGGGTCCGGGCGCGCGAAGTCTCGCGCGGCCGCCGCGGCGGCCGGTGTCGAGCTGAGCGAGCTGGCCTCGATGTGGGCCGCCTTCACTATTCACGCCACTGGCCACCTCAACGACGGCGGCAAGCTCGGCCTGGTCCTGCCCGCCGAGCTGCTCACCGTGAACTACGCGGCGCCGGTCCGCGAGTACCTGCTGACCCAGTTCGCGACCGTGCAGCTCGTCGTGTTCGCCGAACGGGTCTTCCCCGACGCGCTGGAGGAAGTCGTCCTCGTCCTGGCGTCGGGCTACCGCAACGGGCCCTCGAGCTCGTTCGAGCTGTTCCAGACCTGCAACGCGGCCACCCTGGCCACCCTCGGTGAGGGCCGCATCTGGCAGCCCGACGCCAACGGCGGCCGCTGGATGGCCTCCCTGCTGAGCCCCGCCGCGGCGGCCGCATACGACGCGGCCACCACCGGACCACTGTTCGCGACCCTGCACGACTGGGGCGAGACCTCCCTCGGCGCGGTCACCGGCAACAACAAGTACTTCGCCATGACAGCCGACGAAATCCGCCGCCGCAGACTCCCCGCCACGGACTACGTCCCGCTCTCCCCACCAGGAAGCCGCCACCTGCGCGCGCTCGACCTGACCCGCTACCGTCTCGACGCGCTACGCGACGCCGGCGCCGCCACCTACCTGTTCCGCCCTGCCGGCGAACCATCCAAAGCCGCGCTACGCAAGATCAAAGAAGGCGAACGCGACGGCGTCCACCAGGCCTACAAGTGCACAGTCCGCACGCCGTGGTGGCGCACTCCCCTGCTCGCCGCGCCGGACATCTTCGTCACCTACATGAACTCCGACACCCCCGCACTCGCCACCAACTCCGTCGGCGTGCACCACCTGAACTCCGTGCACGGCCTCTACCTCCACGAGCACGCCCAGAAAGACGTCGCCCGTGAGCTCCTCCCCCTCGCGGCACTGAACTCCCTCACCGCCCTCGGCGCGGAAATCGTCGGCCGCGCCTACGGCGGCGGGCTGCTGAAGCTCGAACCCCGCGAAGCAGACCGCCTCCCCGTCCCCGGGCCCGACCTTCTCGCCGACGCCGCGGACGCGTTGCGGGCGATCAAACGTTCCGCGCAGCGCCACCTTCGCGAAGGACACCGCGCCCAAGCCGTCGCCCTCGTCGACGACGCCCTGCTCATCGGCGCCCTCGGGATCAGCGAAGCAGACCTCGCCACGATTCAGCAGGCCCGCGAGCTGCTCGGGCACCGGCGCGTCACCCGCGGCAAGAAGGTCGCGCCGTGA
- a CDS encoding PaaI family thioesterase yields the protein MNDIRSPWNRWHGRVRNVSDGESFPAHHEQCFGCGPENPHGHQLKVRRNGDGIVAAHVFDRRHVGAPGIAHGGAVAAVFDDFFGFLPYLVGQPAVTRSLTVQYLAPVRLGEQYELSARVLSITGRRIEVDASMEDHVGNAAATADAVFVMVDLGHFERHRGRVET from the coding sequence GTGAATGACATCCGGAGTCCCTGGAACCGATGGCACGGACGGGTACGCAATGTCTCCGATGGAGAATCCTTTCCGGCGCACCATGAGCAATGTTTTGGTTGTGGTCCGGAGAACCCTCACGGGCATCAGCTGAAGGTACGCCGTAACGGCGACGGCATCGTTGCCGCGCACGTCTTCGATCGGAGGCATGTCGGTGCGCCCGGAATAGCCCACGGAGGAGCTGTCGCCGCTGTCTTTGACGACTTTTTCGGATTCCTCCCTTACCTCGTCGGACAGCCTGCTGTCACTCGCTCCCTCACGGTGCAGTACCTGGCACCGGTGCGACTAGGAGAGCAGTACGAGTTGTCGGCGCGGGTGCTGTCGATTACCGGCAGAAGGATTGAGGTCGATGCGTCGATGGAGGACCACGTTGGAAATGCGGCGGCGACGGCCGACGCGGTGTTTGTCATGGTTGATCTCGGGCACTTCGAACGCCACCGAGGACGGGTCGAGACCTGA
- a CDS encoding excisionase family DNA-binding protein, translating to MSAASSNVVSPEPDNAEKLAEVRSFIERHEERYGAVPKPAFFLAGAGEGDRVELTEQVYGILKGVVAALSRGQSVSILARDQEISTQQAAEILGLSRPTIVRLIDDGELAAHVPAATRRKLRLADVLAYREQLREKRNQFITDSSAAFEDINEDDANALLAEARRRR from the coding sequence GTGAGCGCTGCATCTTCGAATGTTGTTAGCCCTGAGCCTGACAATGCTGAGAAGTTGGCGGAGGTCCGCAGTTTCATCGAGCGACATGAAGAGCGCTATGGAGCTGTTCCCAAGCCGGCATTCTTCCTAGCTGGTGCGGGTGAGGGCGACCGGGTTGAGCTCACTGAGCAGGTGTACGGGATCCTCAAGGGGGTTGTCGCTGCTTTGAGTCGCGGACAGTCGGTCAGCATCCTGGCGCGCGACCAGGAGATCTCTACACAGCAAGCTGCCGAGATTCTTGGCCTCAGCCGACCGACGATCGTGCGGCTCATCGACGATGGCGAACTGGCGGCCCATGTCCCAGCGGCTACGCGGCGCAAGCTCCGCCTGGCAGACGTGCTCGCTTATCGCGAACAGCTCCGCGAAAAGCGAAACCAGTTCATCACTGACAGCTCGGCGGCGTTCGAGGACATCAACGAAGACGACGCCAATGCGTTACTTGCCGAGGCGCGACGCAGACGTTGA
- a CDS encoding PIN domain-containing protein, with protein MYRAVLDTCALVPSLQRDFLLQLAAEESYSPLWGSGILYELDYVLAGLDRKRGIQSSESRRQRLFEQMRHAFPGSEIEAPKDRNYDYGLCDEDDGHVAHAAIIGKADAIVTDDRRAGFDTAEVLAQASIEVVSPAEFAANTVAAHPEAGLRALRELSRRRTDPHQRPEEILALLVARNSMKGVATIVGPLLEIQRPG; from the coding sequence ATGTATCGCGCCGTCCTCGACACCTGTGCGCTCGTGCCAAGTCTTCAGCGCGACTTCCTCCTGCAGCTCGCGGCCGAGGAATCGTACTCCCCGCTGTGGGGTTCGGGCATTCTCTACGAACTGGATTACGTGCTTGCAGGACTCGATCGCAAACGCGGGATCCAGTCCAGCGAGTCCCGCAGGCAGCGACTTTTTGAGCAGATGAGGCACGCGTTTCCCGGGTCGGAGATTGAAGCCCCGAAAGATCGCAACTATGACTACGGTCTGTGCGACGAAGACGACGGACACGTCGCTCATGCGGCCATTATCGGTAAAGCCGATGCGATCGTTACCGACGACAGGCGCGCAGGATTCGATACGGCAGAGGTGCTGGCTCAAGCGAGCATCGAGGTCGTTTCGCCCGCAGAGTTCGCGGCTAACACAGTTGCTGCGCACCCCGAAGCCGGGCTCCGCGCATTACGTGAGCTGTCGAGACGCCGCACAGACCCGCACCAGCGACCCGAAGAGATACTGGCGCTACTGGTGGCGCGCAACAGCATGAAAGGGGTCGCAACCATTGTTGGTCCGCTGCTAGAGATTCAGCGCCCAGGTTGA
- a CDS encoding HamA C-terminal domain-containing protein, with product MVDEAAVVEQFLELARGTSSSLINFLPAFEDAVTVPGTSTLVRTHFLAHDANGTPAVEQLAGAMASATMDFCIPRSKIERAFAEYEETRSTAAIMGLDEQARNLFVKSEGSGEGGELLLFLLMERVLQRPQLISKMALKTNTEVHVHGSDGIHASLADDEVLDIHWGESKLYKSSSEAFRACFESIAPYLRPDGDSRRKQDLLLVRDHLNVTQIQLAAHLLEYFDETNPKTLKVRWNGVCLVGFNHGNYPNIAVLDEAQQQAVSKAVSRWHKTVGTRLEEFEIVGVNIDLFCIPMPDVADLRARVLKRMGAK from the coding sequence ATGGTTGATGAAGCGGCGGTCGTCGAACAGTTCCTCGAGCTGGCTCGGGGCACAAGCAGCTCACTGATCAACTTCCTGCCGGCCTTCGAGGACGCAGTCACAGTTCCCGGGACGTCGACTCTCGTGCGGACGCACTTTCTTGCGCACGACGCCAACGGGACTCCTGCTGTAGAGCAACTCGCAGGAGCGATGGCGTCCGCCACCATGGATTTCTGCATACCGCGTTCGAAGATCGAACGCGCGTTCGCAGAGTACGAGGAGACTCGGTCGACCGCGGCCATCATGGGCCTCGATGAGCAGGCCCGCAACTTGTTCGTGAAGTCGGAGGGCTCAGGAGAAGGCGGCGAGCTCCTCCTGTTCCTGCTCATGGAACGTGTGCTACAGCGACCGCAGCTGATCTCGAAGATGGCTCTAAAGACGAACACCGAAGTGCATGTTCACGGCTCCGACGGCATCCACGCGAGTTTGGCGGATGACGAGGTTCTGGACATCCACTGGGGAGAGTCGAAGCTCTACAAGTCGAGCTCGGAAGCGTTCCGCGCCTGCTTCGAGAGCATCGCCCCCTACCTCCGGCCCGATGGAGACTCGCGCCGGAAGCAGGACCTGCTCCTGGTGCGCGATCACCTCAACGTCACTCAGATCCAGCTGGCGGCCCATCTGCTCGAGTACTTCGACGAGACGAACCCGAAGACTTTGAAGGTGCGATGGAACGGGGTCTGCCTGGTCGGCTTCAACCACGGCAACTATCCGAACATCGCCGTTCTCGACGAGGCCCAGCAGCAGGCAGTGTCGAAGGCAGTCAGCCGGTGGCACAAGACGGTTGGAACCCGGCTTGAGGAGTTCGAGATCGTCGGCGTGAACATCGACCTCTTCTGCATCCCCATGCCCGACGTCGCCGATCTGCGTGCTCGGGTCCTGAAGCGGATGGGGGCCAAGTGA